A region of Dioscorea cayenensis subsp. rotundata cultivar TDr96_F1 chromosome 5, TDr96_F1_v2_PseudoChromosome.rev07_lg8_w22 25.fasta, whole genome shotgun sequence DNA encodes the following proteins:
- the LOC120259972 gene encoding uncharacterized protein LOC120259972, with protein sequence MIIDAIGPNFDPYYDENEEEMPNPTTQKLYDMLDTAEEPLWSGCESHTQLSAVARLLTIKSEFHISERCYDAVLQFMKEALPANNKLVDNFYNTKKFVAGLGLPCEKIHCCINGCMLYWGKDSDRRSCKVCDHPRYKSGKKGIGNHKDYSPNQKMYYFPLTPRLQRLYASKVTAKDMRWHKEHDEKDGVICHPSEAEAWKQFDLIHPLFASEARNVRLGLSADGFQPFGQSGKQYSCWPIIITPYNLPPWMCMKDPYMFLTVIVPGPKNPKKKLDVYLQPLIAELKHLWDVGVQTYDVSKKQNFQMRAALMWTISDFPAFAMLSGWSTAGKKACPYCMDKSKSFSLVNGGKWNAPICKSSGWHKRSIFWDLPYWTTNLIRHNLDVMHIEKNVFENVFDTVMDVEGKTKDNAKAREDVKIYCKRKELEKMKAGNILKACYSLSKEEKVVCEWVKSTSVSGWVGFKYGKGDSMEHLPIHLPYEAKIARGQSDIDWMYPFERFLRHLKKKVTNKAKVEGFNL encoded by the exons CCCTACAACTCAAAAATTGTATGACATGCTTGATACAGCAGAAGAACCTTTATGGTCTGGATGTGAATCACACACTCAATTATCTGCCGTTGCAagattattaacaataaaatctgagTTTCACATATCAGAGAGGTGTTATGATGCTGTATTGCAATTTATGAAAGAAGCATTGCCAGCTAATAATAAGTTGGTTGATAACTTCTATAATACGAAGAAGTTTGTTGCTGGCTTGGGTCTTCCATGCGAGAAAATCCATTGTTGCATAAATGGATGCATGTTATATTGGGGTAAGGATAGTGACAGAAGAAGTTGCAAGGTTTGTGACCATCCTCGATATAAAAGTGGGAAGAAAGGCATAGGGAATCACAAAGATTattcaccaaatcaaaagatGTATTATTTTCCTCTGACACCTAGGCTACAAAGATTGTATGCTTCAAAGGTGACAGCGAAGGATATGAGGTGGCACAAAGAGCATGATGAAAAAGATGGCGTGATTTGCCATCCTTCTGAGGCTGAAGCATGGAAGCAATTTGATCTTATTCATCCTCTTTTTGCATCAGAGGCTCGAAATGTAAGACTTGGGTTATCTGCTGATGGGTTTCAACCATTTGGACAATCAGGCAAGCAATATTCTTGTTGGCCTATTATTATCACACCATACAATTTGCCGCCTTGGATGTGTATGAAGGacccttatatgtttttaactGTTATTGTACCTGGTCCcaaaaatccaaagaagaagTTAGATGTGTACTTGCAACCATTAATTGCAGAGTTAAAACATTTGTGGGATGTTGGAGTACAGACATATGATGTGtccaagaaacaaaattttcagatgAGAGCTGCACTCATGTGGACCATTAGTGACTTCCCAGCTTTTGCAATGCTATCAGGATGGAGTACAGCAGGCAAAAAAGCTTGTCCATATTGTATGGATAAATCAAAGTCTTTTAGCCTTGTTAATGGTGGTAAG TGGAATGCTCCTATTTGTAAGTCAAGTGGATGGCACAAGCGTAGCATATTTTGGGATTTGCCTTATTGGACTACTAATCTCATCCGCCATAATCTCGATGTCatgcatattgaaaaaaatgtttttgaaaatgtgtttgACACCGTGATGGATGTGGAAGGAAAAACCAAAGATAATGCAAAAGCAAGAGAGGATGTGAAAATATATTGCAAGCGTAAAGAATTGGAGAAAATGAAGGCGGGAAATATCCTAAAAGCTTGTTATAGCTTAAGTAAGGAGGAAAAAGTTGTTTGTGAATGGGTAAAGTCAACTTCGGTTTCCGGATGGGTAGGTTTCAAATATGGCAAG GGTGACTCAATGGAACATCTTCCAATTCACTTACCATATGAAGCAAAGATAGCGAGGGGCCAGTCAGATATCGA